In the genome of Arabidopsis thaliana chromosome 4, partial sequence, the window AGTTATTATAAATCCAAGAGTTTTGAGTTTCATATTGTGTAAGCTAAATGGAGTGTCATGTTTTGTAACCTATCTACCAAAATCTCTGTAACCTTCTCTATATGCAATAAAATGTTCATTTCTTTATATTATAGAGCCTCTTGATTATTTGTTATAGAACATTAGTCatgtaattaaaaatcaaGGTATATGAATTAGTTTGGAATCAATTTTGGCAGAAACTTGAAACTAGATTTATTCAGATAACAGAGAAAATACTCTGTGAAAACCAAGGAAATTGACAAGagtgaagaaacagaaacagaacagaacaagATTGAAACTATTTAGACTTAGATTTCATGAGCTTTTGAGCATCAGCTGGAGTGGGAAGTGCAGGAATAGCTCCTTTCTGAGTAGTACACACTGCTCCACATGCATTTGCAAAGGCAAGTGCTTCCTTCAGCTTCCCTTCATCCTGCAACATTCACATTACTCAATCACCAAAACTCAATTTCATATGCCTTATCTATGAACTGAAAACGTCTTTGGTTATACGTACATCGAGTATGGAGCCATCTTTTCCCAATGAGACAAGAAATGCACCAACAAATGAATCACCAGCTCCAGTTGTGTCAACTGCTTTCACAGCGTATCCAGGCACTCTCCCTTTGAATTTCTGCGCTTTTCGACAGTCGAAAAACTTTGTTTAGATAACTCcaaaacacacacaatcaTGTCGAATTTGATCCCTTACCTTTGTGTAGTATCTGCAACCTTTCTCTCCATCAGTAACAATAAGCAGCTTAAGCTTATCATGCATAAGAGACAAAACAACATCATCCTTCTCCGCATCTCCACGCGTTAGAAACGTTACCTCATCATCGCTTACCTACACATCACGAAACTCGAACACTAAGATCATCGAAAACACGAGTCCGGTtgttacaacaaaaacaaacataccTTGATAATATCAGCCTCATTCCAAATACTTTTGATGCCTTCTATAGCAGCTTCAGTAGAAGGCCAAAGAGGCAACCGAACGTTCGGGTCATAAGAGAGTAAGACTCCCGCATCTTTAGCGGTTTTCATCGCAGCCATGTGAGCTGTTCTACATGGCTCAGAGATCAAGCTAATGGAACCATAGTGGAAAATCTTAGCTTTCTTGATAAGATCCTTGTTGAGTTCAGATTCTTTCAAGAGCATGTCCGCACTAGGGTTCCTGTAAAACATAAACTCTCTCTCACCATCTTTCTTCAAAGTCACAAAGGCCAACGCGGTTCTTGCATTGGTATCAAAGCAAACACCTTCACTGTTCACACCGTTCTTCTTCAATATGTTAACCAACATGTGTCCAAACTCATCATCACCAAACTATAAAAGACATTACACAATCACATATCACTTTTCACCATCAGTTAATAGATTCTaacataaattatacaaaCCTTGCCGATGAAAGCTGATTTGCCACCGAGTTTGGTGATGGCACAAGCAACATTAGCAGGAGCACCACCAGGGGCTTTGAGAAAACCGGTGGACTCAGCTAAAGAAACACCAGAAGTGTCAGGGACAAAGTCGATAAGCATTTCACCAAAGGAAACTATCAATGGAGTATTAGCCATCTTTACTCAGACAAGAAATGTTCACAcacataaaccaaacaaaattaacctCTCTTTATTAAGCTGGAGAATTAGCAACAGAACTGCATGAAAAATGGGATAAGCATTTAACAAAATCCCTAACTTGTAGTAAAAACTCAGTACAAACTTTTGACTGTAACAAACCTCCAATTTAGGGTCCTAATTATATCAACAGAAATAAATCTTTGTCACACACAACGTACCAAATTCTCTGTATTTATATTCAAAGTTTAAGTCTTTCTTACTTAGTTGCAGTAACTGAAAAATCCGATTTGAACAAATCTTATGAAAAGAGATTAATCATTAGTTCAAGACTCAAGAGTCACTTTACAGAGCAAAttctatacatttttaacctttttaagggttttaaaccctaaaagagACATTATCAAAACTCtatgattagggttttcaaatCCCTCCATTGTCCATTAACTAGGACCCCAACAGCTCAAGTACATGACTGTCCTCAGCGATTCTTCAGCTTGCTTGGTCTTGTTGGTATAATCGATTGATGAGGAAGAGAGCTTCTTAGCTTGCGACACGGATCTTAAGTTGTTGCGTAGATACTGATTCGCAGATCGGATCACGTAGTTCCAACGACACACGCCTAGTTGGTCTTTCAATGCCTCAACGGCTCCGATGCTTGCAGCAACCATCCACGTTTTGCTTGCAGAGCtcatttctctttgtttctttcttgtttaagtgatttggtttcgattttgtgtttgttgatgatgaatgaGAAGTGAATCAAAGTgggttttgtttataaaagaagagaaagcagaCAAAAAGTGCCGTGCCTTTGGAGTTTGAAAGTGCAGACAAAAAGTGGGTTTTGTAGCTGCtggttttcttggtttctGCTGAAACTATGAATGTTTAGTTCAATGACGATTTTGCCCATGTTTAGTTCATCGACTTGagctgctttttttttttttaaataataatatagatcCTAATTTTTGTGTATACTAGAATGATCTGTATattaaatctataaaaattttaaaaattaatgtaCTACTTGAAAcgaaatttattatttataaaatgactGATTAAaggataaaataaaacaaatctctatattcttttttacaatctcttttttttagtaaaatgttaaattttatatcattttaaatttttgacaGAAGTTATAAAGAGAACTGAGAACGGATTAAAGCAATTTacagaaaagtaaaataatattacTACTCTAATTGTATACGATTGCTCAAGAGCGCATACCAGTAAATCGCAAAGAAAAACACCAATTCCAAATCTACTAAACTCGGAAATTTGTGTGGTTGTCACAGAACCAACATTCTAAAATTCTCATTCTAATTGTTATGAGCGGAAATATGTTTACTAATTTAGCGGAAATATTTGATGATACtagttttacttttgattttttgaataCTCATGTTAAATGGTATTCATCTTCTgtatgaaagaaagaaaaaaaaaaaaagtaagtcATCGcaaaaccatttttcttttgattgaatttttatttatttatttacattttgtgtttaatatattttttacttttttggtcggcaaatgatttttgatattatattattattcatcTCCAACATGCATTATTCTACAAggagataaagaaaacatttacTATATTTCAAAACTTGGACACAACACGAAACCCAAACAAGTGAACAATCTCAAAACCAGGTGCACATGATAGCGGCACTCGTTAATCCAGGAACTACCAGAATCCCAATATTACCCCTTATCCAATTCGTTCTTAAAAGGCTAACAACGTCATTTTACTATCCAGACAGTAGtaaacaaccaaaaccaacGGCCACAGCTTCTAGTTTTAACTCCAACTACACGGCAATATTGTtggcttcttctctcttacaTAAACACACCAATTCACTTCACTTTCtaaacatcatcaacaaaaacaattctcaatacacaaaacacaaaacacaaagaagTTTAATTCTCTGAAGAAAGATGAGTTCTACAAGCAAAGCATGGACAGTGGCAGTGAGCATCGGAGCCGTAGAGGCATTAAAAGACCAACTAGGTCTTTGTCGGTGGAACTACATACTCCGGTCGGTTAATCAACATCTCCGGAACAACGTTAGATCTGTTTCTCAAGGGAAAAGGTTCTCTTCGTCTTCTGTCTCCGCAGCCGTTACCTCCTCTGGTGAGAGCGAGAAGGCTAAGAAGGCTGAAGAATCTCTTAGAACAGTCATGTACTTGAGCTGTTGGGGTCctaattaaattgtatataatatatagttttcttacTTCTATAATCAGAATCCTAATCAACATTGCAATTCCATAGATATTATTAGTTCAAAGTAGTAACCAagtacaacaaacaaacatcaatGTGACTCAAATTCTCTCTACAAAGTCACTACTCCTCTAAGCTATATTGCTTCTTCACAGCTTCAGTTATCTCCCAAACAACTTTCATATCTTTAgggaaaacaacaacatctcCTTTCCCTATCtcaaaggtttcttcttcttcgtcgtaTCCGTCTACATTCACTTTCACTTTCCCTTCCATGAAATATATTGTCTCTGTCTTCTTAAACTCCCATGGAAACTTGCTTGGAGCACCTTCCCACCTACTCAATGTACATCACAACTCAGTCCATAAATGCAATGTATAACATTTTTCTCTGGTTTATTCGTCTAATTTAAGAATCAATCATTTGTAGAGAGACTAACACAAAAATTACATGATTCAGACACAAGTGAACTTGTCTGTTTCAGAGTCTCAGACACAAGTATATGTAAACAGATTCTTGCAGCAGGAAATGTCCTGAGCTAACAGTGGTGAGATTCTGTAAAATTGATGATACAAATCCTCAGGTTGGATCAACACTAACAAGTAAAGCCATTGAGGAAAACCCTAAGCCCTAGTTCTGTATCTGCGCCATTAAAgcaaagaagcagagagataTGAGAAAGTTACTGACTTGGGCCAAGAGGCAACGCCTAATTGAGCAAGTTTGGTATCTGAAGCTTGACGCAAGATCTTGACACCATGAATTTCAGTAGGAATCTCAGAATCGGAAGAGACAGATACGATTGCTTCTTTAGGGTTTAGCTTCGTGGTGATGAAAGAAACGCAAACGCAGACTGTTACGAGAAGCAGAGATAACGTTAAAAAATGATTACCCATTTGGATTTTCACAACTTTGAGTTTCGAATTGATGAAAACGAAGCCAAAGATTTCAGCTTTTTCTATAGAGACGGTCTCTTCGAGTTCTTTGAAGTTGGTAACTTTACCAAATCTGAGAGCTgcaaagaagtttttttttactgttttgagaaaaaaaactgcaatTGGTGCAAATCTTAAATTAGCGCA includes:
- a CDS encoding Wound-responsive family protein (Wound-responsive family protein; CONTAINS InterPro DOMAIN/s: Protein of unknown function wound-induced (InterPro:IPR022251); BEST Arabidopsis thaliana protein match is: Wound-responsive family protein (TAIR:AT4G10270.1); Has 164 Blast hits to 163 proteins in 16 species: Archae - 0; Bacteria - 0; Metazoa - 0; Fungi - 0; Plants - 164; Viruses - 0; Other Eukaryotes - 0 (source: NCBI BLink).) translates to MSSASKTWMVAASIGAVEALKDQLGVCRWNYVIRSANQYLRNNLRSVSQAKKLSSSSIDYTNKTKQAEESLRTVMYLSCWGPS
- a CDS encoding RmlC-like cupins superfamily protein (RmlC-like cupins superfamily protein; FUNCTIONS IN: molecular_function unknown; LOCATED IN: endomembrane system; EXPRESSED IN: 22 plant structures; EXPRESSED DURING: 13 growth stages; CONTAINS InterPro DOMAIN/s: Cupin, RmlC-type (InterPro:IPR011051), Protein of unknown function DUF861, cupin-3 (InterPro:IPR008579), RmlC-like jelly roll fold (InterPro:IPR014710); BEST Arabidopsis thaliana protein match is: RmlC-like cupins superfamily protein (TAIR:AT4G10290.1); Has 425 Blast hits to 425 proteins in 112 species: Archae - 0; Bacteria - 189; Metazoa - 0; Fungi - 0; Plants - 142; Viruses - 0; Other Eukaryotes - 94 (source: NCBI BLink).); protein product: MGNHFLTLSLLLVTVCVCVSFITTKLNPKEAIVSVSSDSEIPTEIHGVKILRQASDTKLAQLGVASWPKWEGAPSKFPWEFKKTETIYFMEGKVKVNVDGYDEEEETFEIGKGDVVVFPKDMKVVWEITEAVKKQYSLEE
- a CDS encoding Wound-responsive family protein (Wound-responsive family protein; CONTAINS InterPro DOMAIN/s: Protein of unknown function wound-induced (InterPro:IPR022251); BEST Arabidopsis thaliana protein match is: Wound-responsive family protein (TAIR:AT4G10265.1); Has 183 Blast hits to 182 proteins in 16 species: Archae - 0; Bacteria - 0; Metazoa - 0; Fungi - 0; Plants - 183; Viruses - 0; Other Eukaryotes - 0 (source: NCBI BLink).), whose translation is MSSTSKAWTVAVSIGAVEALKDQLGLCRWNYILRSVNQHLRNNVRSVSQGKRFSSSSVSAAVTSSGESEKAKKAEESLRTVMYLSCWGPN
- a CDS encoding pfkB-like carbohydrate kinase family protein (pfkB-like carbohydrate kinase family protein; FUNCTIONS IN: kinase activity, ribokinase activity; INVOLVED IN: D-ribose metabolic process, acetate fermentation, sucrose biosynthetic process, sucrose catabolic process, using beta-fructofuranosidase; LOCATED IN: cellular_component unknown; EXPRESSED IN: petal, leaf whorl, sepal, male gametophyte, flower; EXPRESSED DURING: 4 anthesis, petal differentiation and expansion stage; CONTAINS InterPro DOMAIN/s: Carbohydrate/purine kinase (InterPro:IPR011611), Ribokinase (InterPro:IPR002139), Carbohydrate/puine kinase, PfkB, conserved site (InterPro:IPR002173); BEST Arabidopsis thaliana protein match is: pfkB-like carbohydrate kinase family protein (TAIR:AT3G59480.1); Has 19547 Blast hits to 19543 proteins in 2443 species: Archae - 410; Bacteria - 14542; Metazoa - 141; Fungi - 136; Plants - 489; Viruses - 0; Other Eukaryotes - 3829 (source: NCBI BLink).) — its product is MANTPLIVSFGEMLIDFVPDTSGVSLAESTGFLKAPGGAPANVACAITKLGGKSAFIGKFGDDEFGHMLVNILKKNGVNSEGVCFDTNARTALAFVTLKKDGEREFMFYRNPSADMLLKESELNKDLIKKAKIFHYGSISLISEPCRTAHMAAMKTAKDAGVLLSYDPNVRLPLWPSTEAAIEGIKSIWNEADIIKVSDDEVTFLTRGDAEKDDVVLSLMHDKLKLLIVTDGEKGCRYYTKKFKGRVPGYAVKAVDTTGAGDSFVGAFLVSLGKDGSILDDEGKLKEALAFANACGAVCTTQKGAIPALPTPADAQKLMKSKSK